From the genome of Spinacia oleracea cultivar Varoflay chromosome 2, BTI_SOV_V1, whole genome shotgun sequence, one region includes:
- the LOC130467464 gene encoding uncharacterized protein — MELPDYPIYCHWGGEILQSSGDVTYKGEERKFGFVNCQMSYDEVLSKVYDLMRCDSRYVELKLLMRYPMMSGSYEAIPLDDDNSLKAMLIAMSQTQSTTMQLFIEQLPKQPETQSHLESFHEMDSWASPFPYLPLTNQSGLTGSFTRMLTDEQYASEHISELTSPTQTPHVEATNGDPSMILFDSLDQICVDFFGDEEVGVDSDVDEDEDTQDANDKAIRESAPSQIFNNVAELDPILLDSWRTWSNNHSFDGEFAIGQEFDSLAQLKDIVKGYSIAKNHSFKVLESEPTKYVVECKRKSSCKCSWRLRAIKDPCLASFRIVRYNGPHASNCLGDINSIDHPLLSSDFVCNEIKDLIRADPSLKIRVIVQAVKVKFKYTITYKRAWSAKQKAIASIFGDWEQSYEELPRYMQALKESNPGTVVEWCTLASNEDPSVHIFFRVFWAFKPSIDGFKHCRPLITIDGTHLYGKYKGTLLIAMGTDANSQLFPLAFAIVESENGESWKWFMKCIRHLVTQREGLCVISDRHAGILQTMNEVNSGWEEPRAHHRFCTRHLASNVNTQFKNAYVKNLFGKAADARQRKKFDYYLGRIGELNVEAHKYLMDISSHRWSIHHDGGFRYGVKTTNMSEAFNGVMKGARCLPITALVRMTFYRVNSYFVTRRGWGKRRIEEGHDFVEKATATIEMNMAKSGAHEVQAFDHEMGLFEVTTGRGGRASGKGGNVHTVNLVAKTCTCEKLKIYKLPCSHVLAVCRSRSLSYAAFVDPFFTTVEYRQTYLKSFHPLPDVPYWPHYTGVRIVADASKRRGVGRPKSSRYPNEMDSSARRSVNVKSCSICRRQGHNKKTCAARGGVGSSG; from the coding sequence ATGGAGTTGCCAGACTATCCTATTTATTGTCATTGGGGAGGGGAAATTTTGCAAAGTAGCGGTGATGTTACATATAAAGGAGAAGAGCGAAAATTTGGGTTTGTCAATTGTCAAATGAGTTATGATGAGGTTTTGAGTAAGGTTTATGATCTTATGAGATGTGACTCGAGATATGTGGAGTTGAAGCTACTAATGAGGTATCCAATGATGTCCGGTTCATATGAAGCCATTCCGTTGGATGATGACAATTCTTTAAAAGCAATGTTGATTGCTATGTCTCAAACACAATCAACCACAATGCAATTGTTCATCGAGCAACTTCCAAAGCAACCCGAAACTCAATCCCACTTGGAATCCTTTCATGAAATGGATTCATGGGCGAGTCCATTTCCCTACTTGCCCTTGACAAATCAAAGTGGGTTAACGGGTTCATTTACAAGAATGCTTACGGATGAACAATATGCTAGTGAACACATTTCAGAGCTCACTTCTCCAACTCAAACGCCACATGTAGAAGCTACAAATGGTGATCCATCTATGATACTTTTCGATTCTCTAGATCAAATATGTGTTGATTTTTTTGGAGATGAAGAGGTTGGGGTGGATAGTGAtgttgatgaagatgaagatacaCAAGATGCTAATGACAAAGCTATAAGAGAAAGCGCTCCATCTCAAATTTTCAACAATGTTGCAGAGTTGGATCCGattttgcttgattcttggaggaCTTGGTCCAACAACCACTCTTTCGATGGTGAATTTGCTATTGGGCAAGAGTTTGATTCTTTGGCGCAATTGAAAGACATAGTCAAAGGTTATTCCATAGCTAAAAATCATTCATTTAAGGTGTTGGAGAGTGAGCCCACAAAATACGTAGTTGAGTGTAAAAGAAAGAGTTCATGCAAATGCTCATGGAGGTTACGTGCAATCAAGGATCCTTGTCTTGCTTCATTCAGAATTGTGAGGTATAATGGCCCCCATGCAAGTAATTGTTTGGGTGACATAAACTCAATCGATCATCCTCTTCTCTCCTCTGATTTTGTATGCAATGAGATAAAAGATCTTATTCGTGCCGATCCTTCTTTGAAAATCCGTGTTATTGTGCAAGCGGTGAAAGTCAAGTTTAAGTATACCATCACTTACAAGAGAGCTTGGTCAGCGAAACAAAAGGCTATTGCAAGCATTTTTGGTGATTGGGAGCAATCTTACGAAGAGTTGCCTAGGTACATGCAAGCATTGAAAGAATCTAATCCAGGAACCGTCGTGGAATGGTGTACCTTGGCTTCTAATGAAGATCCTTCTGTTCACAttttttttagagtgttttggGCATTCAAGCCTTCCATCGATGGTTTTAAGCACTGTCGACCCCTAATCACCATAGATGGAACTCATTTGTATGGTAAGTACAAGGGCACGTTACTCATAGCCATGGGTACAGATGCGAATTCTCAATTGTTCCCTCTTGCTTTTGCTATTGTTGAAAGTGAAAATGGTGAGAGTTGGAAATGGTTCATGAAATGCATTCGGCATTTAGTTACTCAGAGGGAAGGTTTATGTGTCATTTCTGATAGACATGCAGGGATTTTGCAAACAATGAATGAGGTCAATAGTGGGTGGGAGGAGCCGCGTGCCCACCATCGATTTTGTACTCGTCACCTTGCCTCTAATGTCAACACTCAGTTCAAGAATGCTTATGTGAAGAACCTTTTCGGAAAAGCCGCAGATGCTCGTCAAAGAAAGAAGTTTGATTACTACTTGGGAAGAATTGGTGAATTGAATGTTGAAGCTCATAAGTACTTGATGGATATTTCTTCTCATCGGTGGTCGATCCACCATGATGGTGGTTTTAGATATGGCGTGAAAACCACAAACATGTCCGAAGCTTTTAATGGGGTGATGAAAGGTGCTCGTTGTTTGCCGATAACCGCCCTTGTTCGGATGACGTTTTACCGAGTGAACTCCTACTTTGTTACAAGACGAGGTTGGGGTAAAAGGAGAATTGAAGAAGGCCACGATTTTGTTGAGAAGGCCACAGCAACAATTGAAATGAACATGGCAAAATCTGGTGCTCACGAGGTCCAAGCCTTTGATCATGAGATGGGGCTATTTGAGGTTACAACTGGACGAGGAGGCAGGGCTTCAGGTAAAGGTGGTAACGTACACACTGTTAACCTTGTAGCCAAAACTTGCACTTGTGAGAAATTAAAAATCTACAAGTTGCCATGCTCCCATGTGCTTGCGGTTTGTCGTTCTCGCAGCTTATCTTATGCTGCTTTCGTTGATCCTTTCTTTACCACTGTCGAGTATAGGCAAACATACTTGAAGAGCTTTCATCCACTTCCTGATGTTCCCTATTGGCCTCATTATACTGGGGTGAGAATAGTTGCTGATGCTAGTAAACGGCGTGGTGTGGGACGCCCAAAGTCGTCTCGATACCCTAATGAGATGGATTCGAGTGCTCGACGCAGTGTCAATGTAAAATCATGTAGCATTTGTCGACGTCAAGGGCATAATAAGAAAACTTGTGCAGCTAGGGGTGGTGTTGGATCATCGGGGTAA
- the LOC110777451 gene encoding uncharacterized protein isoform X2, producing the protein MNISQTLTRTSLLSSHFSILNLPKLPSPHGFQQNCRRIRCIPELSIPESIAISEPLIPNSTEDSAEDTVEQLLSPQDNKIVSKMMKMERKPSGGAVLRDNNGRWFPYLDKFKVNDVYLSSAEVLEAIDPLILDVRKERFRNVVRNRSFGVCLVVEGLSDYGNVSAVCRSADALGLQSVHAVSCDSSKRFRDNRHVSMGSEKWLDIEVWNSTPECFNVLKSRGYRIATTHLGKNTASIHDIDWSCPTAIVVGNENRGISEEALELSDLHCSIPMNGMVDSFNVSVAAGILMHQAVFDRTLRLVRGLMGI; encoded by the exons ATGAACATCTCCCAAACCCTAACTCGAACTTCACTCTTATCTTCTCATTTCTCCATTCTTAATCTCCCAAAGCTTCCTTCTCCTCACG GGTTCCAGCAAAATTGCCGAAGAATACGATGCATACCAGAGCTCTCAATCCCAGAATCCATCGCAATTTCCGAACCCTTAATCCCCAACTCAACCGAAGATTCGGCGGAAGACACAGTGGAGCAATTACTCTCTCCCCAGGACAACAAAATCGTCTCTAAAATGATGAAAATGGAGAGAAAACCAAGTGGTGGTGCTGTTCTACGGGATAATAATGGCCGTTGGTTTCCGTACCTTGATAAATTTAAGGTGAATGATGTTTATTTGAGTAGTGCTGAAGTATTGGAGGCGATTGATCCTCTTATATTGGATGTGAGGAAAGAGAGGTTCAGGAATGTGGTGAGGAATCGGAGTTTTGGTGTTTGTCTTGTTGTTGAAGGATTGAGCGATTACGGAAACGTTTCGGCTGTGTGTCGGTCTGCAGATGCTCTTGGCTTGCAGTCTGTCCATGCTGTTTCTTGCGATAGCTCGAAAAG GTTTAGAGATAATCGACATGTCAGCATGGGTTCAGAAAAGTGGCTGGATATTGAGGTCTGGAACTCAACCCCAGAATGCTTTAATGTTCTGAAGTCACGTGGTTACAGAATAGCTACTACACATCTGGGAAAGAATACA GCTTCTATACATGACATAGATTGGTCATGCCCAACTGCCATTGTTGTTGGTAACGAGAACAG GGGAATTAGTGAAGAAGCTTTAGAGTTGTCAGACTTGCACTGCAGCATTCCTATGAACGGCATGGTTGATTCTTTCAATGTTTCAGTTGCTGCTGGGATACTGATGCATCAAGCCGTTTTTGACAGAACACTACGCCTGGTGAG GGGTCTCATGGGGATCTAA
- the LOC110795587 gene encoding serine/threonine-protein phosphatase 7 long form homolog — protein sequence MEPTIHPGPRDTSVLTLQAEHRSEDVWGGGMDRLLTCREHVLGLGEWVIHDRVLEFVRLAGFYGVHRLVGGGLALDRSLITALIERWRQETHTFHLAVGEATITLQDVAVLLGLRVHGAPVTGDGTGVWSALVEELLGIRPEPGDDGKPVLQGSSLRMTWLRRHFSQGPPDDAADIVYERFSRAYILALMGSILFADKSGDAVQLVYLPLIRDLRRAGKYSWGSATLAYLYRQMCRAARRRSRDIGGPLILLQLWSWEHIHIGRPRISRVRDAPPPDPEHPIEVDDPSILGTQHQRGVDPLACSWLRVHFSCGHTASGLSFFRDALDHQKETQMTWQPYSETVLGLLPEICRCDRDIWRSVVPLICFDIVEYHYPNRVMRQFGLEQSVPAACDTSVDLHNVDRRHKNKKFEEMHRKYVEEWRDRESRIVQGTPFAGHRERMKEYMDWYCSITRLLITPVTRSPPTTHYQPSSSDIILSHALADLASRCTRAVDSALELPPSLALPLTLDTLRNLSSSCIETLSRVGQEHILQQYNLASSQCTPDTSTSHVSRGRGFRPPRARPPPLTPPLRSLALTSPHPPPPPSPRPPPPPSPRPPPLTPPASPPASQVISSPPLQLLTYRRQKGCSPSQRPEPIAEEDESSFSSSEHSKKQRRT from the exons ATGGAGCCGACGATCCATCCCGGCCCACGTGATACTTCGGTTTTGACGTTGCAGGCGGAGCATAGGAGTGAGGATGTTTGGGGAGGGGGTATGGACAGGCTTTTGACGTGTCGGGAGCACGTGCTTGGTTTAGGAGAGTGGGTGATACATGATCGAGTCTTGGAGTTTGTTAGATTAGCAGGGTTCTATGGTGTACATAGATTGGTTGGTGGTGGATTAGCCTTAGATAGGTCTTTGATCACAGCATTGATTGAGAGATGGAGACAGGAGACGCACACTTTTCATTTGGCTGTTGGTGAGGCTACTATTACTCTGCAGGATGTCGCTGTTTTGTTGGGGCTCAGAGTTCATGGGGCTCCTGTCACAGGGGATGGTACTGGGGTGTGGTCAGCTTTAGTCGAGGAGTTGTTAGGGATACGACCAGAGCCTGGTGATGATGGAAAACCTGTTCTCCAGGGTTCATCATTGAGGATGACTTGGTTGAGGCGACACTTCAGTCAGGGCCCCCCTGATGACGCTGCTGATATTGTTTATGAGAGGTTTAGCCGAGCATATATTCTTGCACTTATGGGGTCCATTTTGTTTGCTGATAAGAGCGGTGATGCCGTGCAGCTCGTCTACTTGCCATTGATTCGCGACTTGCGTAGAGCTGGGAAATACAGCTGGGGGAGTGCGACCCTTGCTTATTTGTATCGACAGATGTGTCGAGCCGCTCGTAGACGATCCCGTGACATTGGTGGTCCACTTATACTTCTGCAGTTATGGTCATGGGAGCATATTCACATTGGTCGTCCGAGGATTTCGAGAGTTCGCGATGCTCCACCTCCTGACCCAGAGCATCCTATTGAGGTCGACGATCCATCTATTCTTGGTACTCAGCATCAGCGTGGAGTGGACCCCTTAGCATGCAG TTGGCTTAGGGTTCACTTTTCATGTGGCCATACAGCTAGTGGACTCTCTTTCTTTAGGGATGCACTTGACCATCAAAAGGAGACACAG ATGACTTGGCAGCCATATTCAGAGACGGTACTTGGTTTACTACCCGAGATTTGTAGATGTGATAGAGATATATGGCGCTCAGTTGTACCGTTGATTTGCTTTGACATTGTTGAGTACCACTACCCAAATCGAGTGATGCGTCAGTTTGGATTGGAACAGTCAGTTCCCGCTGCGTGTGACACGAGTGTTGATCTTCATAATGTGGATCGACGGCATAAAAACAAGAAGTTTGAAGAGATGCATCGCAAATATGTGGAGGAGTGGCGTGATCGTGAGAGTCGGATTGTTCAAGGCACTCCTTTTGCCGGTCATCGTGAGAGGATGAAGGAGTATATGGATTGGTATTGTAGCATCACGAGACTCCTCATTACTCCTGTTACACGATCACCCCCCACCACTCATTATCAGCCGTCTTCCTCTGATATTATTTTG TCACATGCATTGGCTGATCTTGCCTCAAGATGCACTCGAGCTGTGGATTCTGCGTTAGAGTTACCTCCCAGTTTGGCCCTTCCTCTCACTCTTGATACGTTACGCAATTTGAGTTCCTCTTGCATTGAGACCTTATCAAGAGTGGGGCAAGAACATATCCTCCAACAATATAATTTAGCCTCGTCTCAGTGTACACCCGACACCTCCACCTCACATGTTTCTCGAGGGCGTGGTTTTCGACCACCACGTGCACGCCCTCCACCACTTACTCCTCCTCTACGCTCTCTAGCACTTACTTCTCcacaccctccaccaccaccttctccacgccctccaccaccaccttctccaCGCCCTCCACCTCTTACTCCTCCTGCATCTCCGCCAGCATCACAAGTTATTTCATCTCCTCCTTTGCAGCTTCTCACTTACCGGCGACAAAAGGGTTGCTCTCCTAGTCAACGTCCCGAGCCAATTGCCGAGGAGGATGAGTCCTCATTTTCATCGTCCGAGCATTCAAAGAAACAACGTAGAACTTAG
- the LOC110777451 gene encoding uncharacterized protein isoform X1 — protein MNISQTLTRTSLLSSHFSILNLPKLPSPHGFQQNCRRIRCIPELSIPESIAISEPLIPNSTEDSAEDTVEQLLSPQDNKIVSKMMKMERKPSGGAVLRDNNGRWFPYLDKFKVNDVYLSSAEVLEAIDPLILDVRKERFRNVVRNRSFGVCLVVEGLSDYGNVSAVCRSADALGLQSVHAVSCDSSKRFRDNRHVSMGSEKWLDIEVWNSTPECFNVLKSRGYRIATTHLGKNTASIHDIDWSCPTAIVVGNENRGISEEALELSDLHCSIPMNGMVDSFNVSVAAGILMHQAVFDRTLRLGSHGDLTSEESQILLAEFFLRHSKSAITMAYEYAKRKLSNPTPKL, from the exons ATGAACATCTCCCAAACCCTAACTCGAACTTCACTCTTATCTTCTCATTTCTCCATTCTTAATCTCCCAAAGCTTCCTTCTCCTCACG GGTTCCAGCAAAATTGCCGAAGAATACGATGCATACCAGAGCTCTCAATCCCAGAATCCATCGCAATTTCCGAACCCTTAATCCCCAACTCAACCGAAGATTCGGCGGAAGACACAGTGGAGCAATTACTCTCTCCCCAGGACAACAAAATCGTCTCTAAAATGATGAAAATGGAGAGAAAACCAAGTGGTGGTGCTGTTCTACGGGATAATAATGGCCGTTGGTTTCCGTACCTTGATAAATTTAAGGTGAATGATGTTTATTTGAGTAGTGCTGAAGTATTGGAGGCGATTGATCCTCTTATATTGGATGTGAGGAAAGAGAGGTTCAGGAATGTGGTGAGGAATCGGAGTTTTGGTGTTTGTCTTGTTGTTGAAGGATTGAGCGATTACGGAAACGTTTCGGCTGTGTGTCGGTCTGCAGATGCTCTTGGCTTGCAGTCTGTCCATGCTGTTTCTTGCGATAGCTCGAAAAG GTTTAGAGATAATCGACATGTCAGCATGGGTTCAGAAAAGTGGCTGGATATTGAGGTCTGGAACTCAACCCCAGAATGCTTTAATGTTCTGAAGTCACGTGGTTACAGAATAGCTACTACACATCTGGGAAAGAATACA GCTTCTATACATGACATAGATTGGTCATGCCCAACTGCCATTGTTGTTGGTAACGAGAACAG GGGAATTAGTGAAGAAGCTTTAGAGTTGTCAGACTTGCACTGCAGCATTCCTATGAACGGCATGGTTGATTCTTTCAATGTTTCAGTTGCTGCTGGGATACTGATGCATCAAGCCGTTTTTGACAGAACACTACGCCTG GGGTCTCATGGGGATCTAACATCAGAAGAAAGTCAAATCTTACTAGCAGAATTTTTTCTTCGTCATAGCAAGAGTGCAATCACCATGGCCTACGAGTATGCTAAAAGGAAGTTGTCCAACCCAACGCCGAAGCTTTGA